The DNA segment TTATATAGATAAGAAAATGGAGAGTTTCAGAGTTGAAATAACGTGTGTGGTAATAACACTGCTAGTAATGACAGAACAAAGATTCCAGGTGGTAATCCCCCTACTTCTACTTCCCACGGTCACTTTTGCCATCCTTCGGGCTGAAACCCTCTGGTAGCCATCTCCTCTCACCAACACAGGCCTTGTGAAGATCTTGGAGCAGGGCACAAGCTGTTGATGTCTGTTCCAGTGAGAAGCCCTGCTGGCGGCAGAAGAGAAGTGCATGGGAGAAGAGGTCCAGAGTGATAGCATTCCTCAGGCTCTGCTTAGGACAGCCTAGCCCTAGCAGCTCAGCCAGCacccttgggagggagggaggaaggaaggagtaaatgaCAACTGGAACCTCCCTTCACCACTCCACACTAGTGCCCCACGTGATTTGGTGGTAGGCATTCCTCATGCCTTTCAAGCCCACCCCCCACAGCCTTTCCCCCTCTGGTATCCCCCGTACTCCCTCATCTCTTCAACGGTGGCTGTCTTTTCCAGCCTGTGCATGGAGTGGATGTCCAGGTACTTCCTGtcaggaaaagaggagaaaagatgGTGGTGGTCATCATGCATTTGTCTCATGACAGTGTTATGAGGCCTGGAGCATTGAATTGGGAACCAGACAGGAGTTTGGGGTTTGGCCCTTCCACCAACTTGCTGTGtagccttaggcaagtcacttcgcTCTCTGGGCCTCCATCTTTCTCCATCTTTAATAAGGGGAATGGCTTAAATGACCTTTTATGATCCTTTTCACTTATAAAGCCTAAGGTTAGGAAACTTTGGTTCTTGTCTCTGCCCTACCACTCCCTTGCTATATGACATTGGGTAAATTCCCCTGTGGGCCTCAGTGCCCCATTTATACAGTGCCCCATAGCTATGATGTTTTGTTTATATCCTCAGTCTTTGGTTCCCTTCTCACACAACCTCTTTGGGCTGGGGAGGCGGAACTGCTGGCTTCTAGTCACTTGGGGAATTGCATCTCTGGGCCtgtctcctcatctgcaaaatgggggtgcCCTGACTGTGTGACAGGACTGTCGGGGAGGCACTAAAGGAATAATACAAGTGTGAAGtcttcctcacactcaccacaTGCAGATCCGGGGCTGGGGCAGCGGCGGCTGCGGAGAGAAAGTGGGTTGGGAAAGGCAGAGCTGGGTTGTCCCTGCTCTCTAGTCCCTGGCCTGTCGCGAATCTCCAGCAGGTCTGAGAACGCGCAAACTTGCCTTCTCATTCTAAAGACTATGAGGAACGCCATTGGGCAAGGCTTCAGCAGGCCCTAAGTATTATTCTTGAGCATATTAACAATAGGGGTCACACACCCCTGCCTCTTCACCAAGGCAGCCCGGGAAACGTCTTGGACGTTAGTAAACAAAAGACGAGTGACGCCCTGCCGGGAAGCTCTTTTAGAAACCTTCCGAAGCAGACCACTCTCTCCCGCCCTCACCGGGAACAAGTTGGCTGCAGGATCTTCATCTTCCACCGAAGCCGCGGTCCCGGACTCAGTCCGCACACCTGTTCCAGTCCGCGTAGTCGATTCATTGACTGAGCTGAGGTCCTTTTCGGGTTCCCGCCGTAATTCGGAGGCCTCTTGAAGTTCCGATTGTATCCTCAGTCCCAGGAATTGGCTGGACTTCTGGCGGATCATCTCGTTGCTCCGCTGTGTCACCACAGACTGTCCCGCCTGGGTTCTGGGATAGTCTGTTCTCTAGCAGCGACTGCCAAGCCTGGCCCTCTAGCGACGCTCCAGCCAATCTACGCCGCAGAGAGCCTGGTGTAGCCAATCTGCGGGGGGGCGTCTCCCTCCATCTCAGCGGCGACCGTTGCTAAGGTGTTCgtgaaggaagggaaaaagtGTAGAGCGTTGACCAATCAGTGAGAGGGCGATGCGCGTGCGTAATAAGCCGCAGACCCCACCCCCGTGCCCTCTGCAGCGGTAATAGGCAGGCGATGTCAGGGCTCGGGAGTGGAAGTGTGGGGTCAGTTACTACGGGACCTAAACGCTGGCCAATCGCCGAGAGAAGGAGGAGGCCTTTCGGAAGAAACCACACAGGAGAGGCGGGACAAGGCGGGACcaatagaaaaaggaaatgaagtttCGCCACATCCGGCACTGCCTCTGGCGCCTGCGCTCGATGCTGGGGAGGCTGACGCCGACCTGTGAAGTGCAAGATGGCGGTGCTAGGCTGATCCTGCTGCTGCTGAGGGGCCCAGGGCAGTCGGGGGTGGGGATCGACTAGGTGTGTACGGGCTTGAGGAGCACCGGCAGCTTCGACAACTTTGCTCTCTTATGTAGGTGACAGAAGTGCCGTCTCCGCCTGTCTGACGTCCCTCGGGAGACCCTGCGCTGCACCTTGCTGCCGCAGCCATGTATGGGCCTGGCAACAAACGAGCCGCTGGAGACGGGGCATCGGGACCCCCAGAGAAAAAGCTGAACCGTGAGGAGAAGACCACAACCACGCTTATAGAGCCCATTCGGCTTGGAGGCATCTCTTCCACGGTTCGTGGGCTCCTgccccagcttttttttttttttttggtatcattaatctccaattatatgaggaacattatgtttactagactccccccatcaaccagttcccccgacaaaccccattacaatcattgcccatcagcgtagtaagatgctgtagaatcactacttgtcttctctgtgttgcacagctctccccgtgcaccccaacacattatacatgctaatcgtaatgccccctttctcccccccccccgccccttatgcctcccttcccacccatcctccccagtccctttccctttagtaactgttagtccattcttgggctctgtgattctgctgctgttctgttgcttcagtattttctttgttcttatatttcacatatgagtgaaatcatttggtacttgtctttctccacctggcttgtttcactgagcataataccctctagctctatccatgttgttgcaagtaataggatttgtttttttcttatggctgaataacattccattgtgtatatgtaccacctcttctttatccattcatctactgatggacacttaggttgcttccatttcttggctactgtaaatagtgctgtgataaacatagggatgcagatgtatttctcaaactgggctgctgcattcttagggtaaattcctagaagtggaattcctgggtcaaatggtatttctattttgagctttttgaggaacctccatactgctttccacaatggttgaactagtttacattccctccgacagtgtaggagggttcccctttctccacaacctcaccaacatttgttgttgtttgtcttttgaatggtggagatccttactggtgtgaggtgatatctcattgtggttttaatttgcatttctctgatgactagcaatgtggagcgtcttttcatgtgtcttttggccatctgaatttcttctgaagaactgtctgttcagctcctctgaccattttttattggattatttgcttttggtttgttgaggtgcatgagctctttatatattttggatgtcaaccctttatcagatctgtcgtttatgaatacattttcccatactgtaggataccttttctaatggtggtgtcctttgctgtacagaagcttttcagcttgatacagttccacttgttcatttttgcttttgtttcccttgcccaggcagATAAGTTTATGaggaagtcattcatgtttatgtcccagagatttttgccttatgtttttttctaagagtttcatggtttcatgacttacattcaggtctttgatctatttctaatttacttttgtgtatggggttagacagtgatccaatttcattctcttacatgtagctgtccagttttgccaacaccagctgttgaagagactgtcatttccccattgtatatccatggctcctttatcatatattaattgaccatatatgtttgggttaatatgtggactctctattctgtttcactggtctgtggctctgttcttgtgccagtaccaaattgtcttgattactgtggctttgtagtagagcttgaagttgggaagcgagatgcctcctgctttattcttccttctcaggattgctttggctatttggggtcttttgtggttccatatgaattttaaaacgatttgttccagttgttgaagaatgttgttagtattttgataggcattgcattgaatctgcagattgctttaggcaggatggccattttgaccatattaattcttcctagccaagatcatggaatgagtttccatttgttagtgttctctttaatttctcttaagagtgtcttgtagttttcagggtataggtctttcacttccttggttaggtttattcctaggtattttattctttttgatgcaattgtgaatggaattgttttccttatttctctttctgttagttcatcattagtgtataggaatgcaacagatttttgcgtattaattttgtatcctgcaactttgctgaattcagatattagttctagtagtttttgaatgGAGtccttaaggttttttatgtacaatatcatgtcatctgcaaatagtgacagtttgacttctttaccaatctggatgccttgtatttctttgttttgcctgattgccatggccaggacctccagtactatgttgaacaacagtggggagagtggacatccctgtcttggtcccaatcttagaggaaaagctttctgcttctcgcagttaagtatgatgttggctgtgggtttgttgtatatggcctttattatgttgaggtactcgccctgtataaccattttgttgagagtttttattatgaatggatgttgaattttgttgaatgctttttcagtgtctttggaaatgatcatgtggtttctgcccttttggttgatgtggtggatgatggtgatggattttcgaatgttgtaccattcttgcgtctctgagatgaatcccacttgatcatggtgtatgatcctcttgatgtattttttaattcagtttgctaatattttgttaagtatttttgcatctatgttcatcagggatattggtctgtaattttcttttttggtggggtctttgcctggttttggtattagtgtgatgctggcttcatagaatgagtttggaaatattccctcctcttctattttttggaaaactttaaggagaatgggtattatgtcttctctatatgtttgataaaattcagcggtgaatccatctgggtcAGGTATtaggttcttgggtagttttttgattactgattcaatttctttgctggtaatttgttcagattttctgtttcttccttggtcagtcttggtaagttgtatttttctaggaagttgtccatttcttctaggttttccagcttgttagcatatagattctcatagtattctctaataattttttgtatttctgtggggtccgtcatgattttttgtttctcatttctgattctgttgatgtgtgtagattctctttttctcttaataagtctggctaggggcttacctattttgtttattttttcaaagaaccagctcttggtttcattgatttttttctatcattttattcttctcaattaatttcttctctgatctttattatgtccctccttctgctgactttgcacctcatttgttcttctttttccagtttcaataattgtgacttcagactattcatttgggattgttcttccttctgtaagtaggcctggtttgctatatactt comes from the Manis pentadactyla isolate mManPen7 chromosome 10, mManPen7.hap1, whole genome shotgun sequence genome and includes:
- the CFAP119 gene encoding cilia- and flagella-associated protein 119 isoform X2, whose translation is MIRQKSSQFLGLRIQSELQEASELRREPEKDLSSVNESTTRTGTGVRTESGTAASVEDEDPAANLFPPPLPQPRICMWKYLDIHSMHRLEKTATVEEMREVLAELLGLGCPKQSLRNAITLDLFSHALLFCRQQGFSLEQTSTACALLQDLHKACVATPLGNVEECYRYFTSVLFCHGVRVQLDLSLTYMGLQPPKLWPEDEMEKKEDEEVEEQAVTPQEEIPETVVQPKQEPSQVSNLQAYIKTQLNEELRQLQQLVGERLKASEDRLSSKLTTLERPFQPPPSKGKNKTK